One Drosophila kikkawai strain 14028-0561.14 chromosome 3L, DkikHiC1v2, whole genome shotgun sequence genomic window carries:
- the Dscam2 gene encoding cell adhesion molecule Dscam2 isoform X2 yields MWISSRLFVIFLLLHIDTTCSEPFEAHLRGPGFVMEPPGRVEFSNSSGGWLDCSASGSPQPTIDWVHADGTAVTEIHGVRRVLRNGTLVLMPFAAAAYHQEVHNTIYRCIASNSVGRIVSRDVQVRAVVAQAYKVDVEVLSASRGCTAILRCVVPTFVKELVRVVSWVHEPAIYIYPSLQGDGKFHLLPTGELLIHNLQESDESQSFRCRSMHRLTRQVVVSSPTRLRINSHRGIISPSVVEHTAHVQVSQDEGAVLLCVAQGCPSPEYSWYTHNGAGPIPVLSGPRVRLLGPILAIEAVTGEDSGVYKCTAGNVGGEASAELRLTVATPIQVEISPNVLSVHMGGTAEFRCLVTSNGSPVGMQNILWYKDGRQLPSSNRVEDTLVVPRVGRENRGMYQCVVRRPEGDTFQATAELQLGDAPPALLYSFIEQTLQPGPAVSLKCSAAGNPTPQISWTLDGFPLPSNGRFMIGQYITVHGDVISHVNISHVMVEDGGEYACNAENRAGRVQHAARLNIYGLPYIRLIPKVTAVSGEQLNLKCPVAGYPIEEIHWERGGRELPDDIRQRVQPDGSLTISPVQKASDSGVYTCWARNKQGHSARRSGEVTVIVPPSIEPFAFQEGLAEGMRTRTVCGVSRGDAPLKLLWLKDGDPLPDLLGANVTMLDQYSSLLSIPSLSATHSGEYTCVAKNPAAEIKYTALLQVKVPPRWIVEPVDANVERNRHIMLHCQAQGVPTPSIVWKKATGSKSGEYEEVRERPFTKLLGNGSLLLQHVKEDREGFYLCQANNGIGTGIGKVIQLKVNSSPYFSSTSRSVMVKKGDTALLQCAVSGDKPINIVWMRSGKNTLNPSTNYKISVKQEATPDGVSAELQIRTVDATDSGPYFCRASNLYGNDQQLVQLQVQEPPLPPSVLEAAMISSRSVNLKWQPKSLGTGDVTKYLVEFREADPLFVEQWQQIEVKDPPTFNAMVENLKPATRYAFRVIAEGSAGRSAPSQELVVRTEPQRPAGPPLNLSARPLSSTELLISWVAPLPELRHGDIQGYNVGYKLASSGNTAYNFTSVSGDGDGGNGELLLSGLAKFARYTVVVQAFNQVGPGPLSEPTASQTLEDVPSRPPEDVRCAALSSQSLQVSWQPPPIYHTNGLLQGYKLIFEPIIDDIQPSKDEVESRKTTALTMVLTGLRKYTNYSIQVLAHTRMGDGVLSKPLYCHSEEDVPEAPADIKVVSSSSQSLYISWLAPSEPNGVITKYSLYTRVVNGREELNNEKRSLPSQQAYYEAKGLHPHMEYQFWVTASTRVGEGKSSRVASQITTNRVPARIISFGGQVVRPFRSTVTMPCTAVGKPKRDWFKGDEVVRQGSLHNSQMLDSGDLIISNLELEDSGNYSCQVDNGIGTDRLTHMLLVQVPPTAPTLYVTSATSSSILMHWKCGFTGNAPITGYTLFYRRTNGNTEEMQLSRHASSHELKGLVCGSTYQVYMSAQNKVGTSPSSTMLHVRTQGQSPGQPASTALLAPNSTSLLVRLHSWPDNGCPLLYFVLQYRAITEDNDQDWVLVSNALKPQRRVVVNNLRPSTLYHLRMEAHNVAGVSQAEFSFATLTKEGDPPPADVVHRGHRGPTVILGNINLLIPSIAAFSGMICTIIMVIVCYRHMLKNAQQPIAEQSTHIQKESLENRANSEAAQRERYYATIHKVSMQNNDKIPETSEDISPYATFQLSEAGGNMSQPHHGGPANTLLHSFMYHERALAEGCSSPPPAASKNRRRHSRKTEPESEESESDQDQLTSSRTESSNQHEGKIKHSIIYHGAQSSTSSDLSPMSEQKSLPRRGRSRYHHQQYQFSTNTTPRHHNSNKINNNTTTNSNTNTNSTATNTTATPSTSTSNNSNKILSPRGGNLKSISSTFKSQDSIQCHIPTLVKSPSISTQQQKQFHKQQLQSSSNQHSSSSSSQNNSSSLKQQQPLLITPKLHQLESGPNGAQELLGLDGIGASPLVACMPPSSQFRPIPHKSIMPAHETQPHHLNHNLNHNHNSHLQHQQQQSQLQGTLLNPSTAMLSSKFFTAPTLPK; encoded by the exons ATACCACCTGCAGTGAACCTTTCGAGGCGCACCTACGCGGTCCCGGCTTCGTGATGGAGCCCCCGGGCCGCGTTGAGTTCTCCAACTCATCGGGCGGCTGGCTGGATTGCTCAGCCTCCGGGAGTCCACAGCCGACGATCGATTGGGTGCATGCAGATGGAACGGCGGTGACTGAAATACATGGAGTGCGGAGGGTACTGCGTAACGGTACGCTCGTCCTGATGCCCTTTGCGGCGGCCGCCTATCACCAGGAGGTGCACAACACCATATACCGGTGCATTGCCAGCAATTCGGTGGGCCGCATCGTCTCCCGGGACGTGCAAGTCCGTGCTG TCGTGGCCCAGGCCTACAAAGTGGATGTGGAGGTGCTATCAGCGTCGCGCGGCTGCACCGCCATCCTGCGCTGCGTGGTGCCCACGTTCGTCAAGGAATTGGTACGAGTGGTCTCCTGGGTTCATGAACCCGCTATCTACATCTATCCCTCGCTGCAAGGCG ACGGCAAATTCCATTTGCTGCCCACCGGCGAGCTGCTCATCCACAATCTGCAGGAGAGCGATGAGTCGCAGTCCTTCCGCTGCCGCAGCATGCACCGTCTCACCCGCCAGGTGGTCGTCAGCTCACCCACTCGGCTGCGTATTAATT CGCATCGCGGCATCATTTCGCCGAGCGTGGTGGAGCACACGGCTCATGTGCAGGTGTCACAGGATGAGGGCGCGGTGCTGCTGTGCGTTGCCCAGGGCTGTCCTTCGCCCGAATACAG CTGGTACACCCACAACGGAGCCGGTCCCATTCCCGTGCTGAGTGGACCTCGTGTGCGACTCCTTGGCCCCATCCTGGCGATTGAGGCCGTGACCGGTGAGGATTCCGGCGTCTACAAGTGCACCGCCGGCAATGTGGGTGGCGAGGCCAGTGCCGAGCTCCGTCTAACGGTGGCCACGCCCATCCAGGTGGAAATCTCGCCCAACGTGCTCAGCGTCCATATGGGCGGCACAGCGGAGTTCCGCTGCCTGGTGACCAGCAATGGCAGTCCGGTGGGCATGCAGAATATTCTGTGGTACAAGGATGGACGCCAACTGCCCTCATCGAACCGCGTCGAGGACACGCTGGTGGTGCCCCGGGTGGGTCGCGAGAACCGCGGCATGTATCAGTGCGTGGTTCGGCGTCCTGAGGGTGACACGTTCCAGGCCACCGCAGAGTTGCAATTGGGAG ATGCCCCGCCAGCCCTGCTGTACAGCTTCATCGAGCAGACCCTGCAGCCGGGCCCAGCTGTGAGCCTCAAGTGCTCTGCTGCCGGCAATCCTACGCCGCAAATTTCATGGACACTGGACGGATTTCCGCTGCCATCAAACGGAAG ATTTATGATCGGACAATACATCACAGTGCATGGCGATGTAATTAGTCATGTTAACATAAGCCACGTCATGGTCGAGGATGGCGGCGAGTACGCCTGCAACGCCGAAAATCGGGCAGGACGAGTGCAGCATGCGGCCCGCTTGAATATTTATG GTCTTCCGTATATTCGACTGATACCGAAGGTGACCGCCGTCTCCGGCGAGCAACTGAATCTGAAGTGCCCTGTGGCCGGCTATCCCATCGAGGAGATCCACTGGGAGCGCGGCGGGCGGGAGCTGCCGGATGACATACGGCAACGGGTCCAGCCGGACGGCTCGCTGACCATCAGTCCGGTGCAGAAAGCCTCCGACTCTGGCGTTTACACGTGCTGGGCGAGGAACAAGCAGGGTCACAGCGCCCGGCGGAGTGGCGAGGTGACGGTCATAG TGCCACCGAGCATAGAGCCGTTCGCCTTCCAGGAGGGCCTGGCCGAGGGCATGCGGACGAGGACCGTCTGCGGTGTCTCCCGGGGCGATGCGCCTCTGAAACTGCTCTGGCTGAAGGACGGAGATCCGCTGCCGGACCTCCTGGGCGCCAATGTCACCATGTTAGACCAGTACAGCTCCCTGCTGAGCATTCCGTCGCTATCTGCCACGCATTCCGGCGAGTACACGTGCGTGGCCAAGAATCCGGCCGCCGAGATCAAGTATACGGCCCTGTTGCAGGTCAAAG TGCCGCCCCGCTGGATCGTTGAACCTGTGGACGCGAATGTGGAGCGAAATCGCCACATAATGCTGCACTGCCAGGCCCAAGGTGTTCCCACGCCCAGCATAGTGTGGAAGAAGGCCACAG GCAGTAAATCTGGAGAATACGAGGAGGTCCGGGAGCGTCCCTTCACCAAACTCCTGGGCAATGGCTCCTTGTTGCTGCAACACGTTAAGGAGGATCGCGAGGGCTTCTACCTGTGTCAGGCCAACAATGGCATCGGCACCGGCATCGGAAAGGTCATCCAGCTGAAAGTGAACT CCTCGCCGTACTTCTCCTCCACTTCCCGGTCGGTGATGGTGAAAAAGGGTGACACAGCCCTGCTCCAGTGTGCCGTAAGTGGCGACAAGCCGATAAACATCGTGTGGATGCGCTCGGGCAAGAACACCCTGAACCCGTCGACCAATTACAA GATCTCAGTCAAGCAGGAGGCCACGCCGGACGGAGTCTCTGCGGAGCTGCAGATCCGCACGGTGGATGCCACCGACAGTGGTCCATACTTCTGCCGGGCAAGCAATCTCTATGGCAACGACCAGCAGCTGGTGCAGCTTCAAGTCCAGGAGCCGCCGCTGCCTCCGAGTGTCCTGGAGGCGGCCATGATAAGCAGCCGGTCGGTGAATCTCAAGTGGCAGCCCAAGTCCCTGGGCACTGGCGATGTGACCAAATATCTGGTGGAGTTTCGTGAGGCAGATC CTCTTTTCGTAGAACAGTGGCAACAGATCGAGGTCAAGGATCCGCCCACCTTTAATGCCATGGTGGAGAACCTTAAGCCAGCCACTCGCTATGCTTTCCGGGTAATTGCAGAAGGCTCTGCCGGACGCAGTGCACCTAGCCAGGAGCTGGTTGTTCGCACTGAGCCCCAGAGACCGGCAGGACCACCGCTCAATCTCTCGGCCAGGCCTTTGTCTTCCACGGAGCTGCTTATCAGTTGGGTGGCTCCGCTGCCGGAACTGCGACATGGCGATATCCAGGGTTATAATGTGGGCTACAAGCTGGCCAGTTCAGGCAATACGGCGTATAATTTCACCTCCGTGTCGGGGGATGGCGATGGGGGTAATGGTGAATTGCTGCTCAGTGGATTGGCCAAATTTGCACGCTATACCGTGGTGGTGCAGGCATTCAACCAAGTGGGACCAGGACCTCTGTCGGAACCCACAGCGTCGCAGACTTTAGAAGATG TTCCCAGTCGGCCACCAGAGGATGTGCGTTGTGCCGCTCTCTCCTCCCAGTCCCTTCAGGTGTCCTGGCAACCTCCGCCAATTTACCATACAAATGGCCTTCTCCAAGGCTATAAATTGATATTTGAGCCCATCATTGATGACATTCAGCCCAGCAAGGACGAGGTGGAGTCCCGTAAGACGACAGCTCTCACCATGGTGCTGACAGGTCTGCGGAAGTACACCAACTACAGCATCCAGGTGCTGGCCCACACTCGCATGGGAGACGGAGTCCTCTCAAAACCCCTGTATTGCCACAGCGAAGAGGATGTTCCCGAAGCGCCGGCGGACATTAAGGTGGTGTCCAGCTCATCGCAGTCCCTGTACATCTCCTGGCTGGCGCCGTCGGAACCCAACGGTGTAATCACCAAGTACAGTCTTTACACTCGCGTGGTGAACGGTCGCGAGGAGCTGAACAACGAGAAGCGGAGCCTGCCATCGCAACAGGCTTATTACGAGGCGAAGGGCTTGCATCCTCACATGGAGTACCAGTTTTGGGTGACAGCCAGCACACGGGTGGGCGAGGGCAAGAGCTCTCGGGTGGCCTCGCAGATCACTACCAACCGAGTGCCGGCGAGGATTATTTCCTTTGGTGGTCAGGTGGTGCGTCCCTTCCGGTCCACTGTCACCATGCCCTGCACGGCGGTGGGCAAACCCAAGAGGGACTGGTTCAAGGGCGATGAGGTTGTTCGTCAGGGAAGCCTCCACAACTCCCAGATGCTGGACAGCGGCGATCTGATCATATCCAATCTGGAACTAGAGGACAGCGGCAACTACAGCTGCCAAGTGGACAATGGCATTGGAACCGATAGACTTACACACATGCTCCTGGTTCAAGTGCCGCCCACAGCACCGACTCTCTACGTGACCAGCGCCACCTCGAGCAGCATATTGATGCACTGGAAGTGTGGTTTTACGGGCAATGCACCCATCACTGGCTACACGCTCTTCTACAGGAGGACGAATGGCAATACGGAGGAAATGCAACTTTCGCGGCATGCTTCGAGCCATGAGCTAAAGGGTTTGGTATGCGGGAGCACCTACCAGGTTTATATGAGTGCCCAGAATAAGGTGGGAACGTCGCCCTCGAGCACCATGCTCCATGTGCGCACTCAGGGTCAGTCTCCGGGTCAGCCTGCCTCTACAGCTCTGCTGGCTCCCAACTCCACTTCGCTTTTGGTGCGATTGCACTCCTGGCCGGACAATGGCTGCCCGCTATTGTACTTTGTCCTGCAGTACCGAGCAATCACCGAAGATAATGATCAGGATTGGGTTTTAG TATCCAATGCTCTGAAGCCACAGCGTCGCGTGGTGGTTAACAATCTGCGACCTTCGACTCTGTACCACCTTCGCATGGAAGCTCACAATGTGGCTGGTGTGTCGCAGGCGGAGTTCTCCTTTGCCACTCTCACCAAGGAGGGTGATCCTCCGCCAGCGGATGTGGTGCATCGTGGCCACCGAGGACCAACTGTGATACTAGGAAACATCAACCTGCTCATCCCGAGCATTGCAGCATTCTCCGGAATGATCTGCACCATTATCATGGTCATCGTCTGCTATCGTCACA TGCTAAAAAATGCACAACAACCGATTGCAGAGCAAAGTACACATATCCAAAAGGAATCCTTGGAGAACAGGGCCAACTCGGAGGCTGCTCAGAGGGAGCGCTACTATGCCACCATTCACAAGGTGTCTATGCAGAATAATGACAAGATTCCAG AAACCTCCGAGGACATCTCGCCGTATGCCACCTTCCAGCTATCGGAGGCTGGAGGCAATATGTCACAGCCACATCATGGCGGACCGGCCAATACGCTGCTCCACTCGTTCATGTACCACGAGCGGGCTTTGGCCGAGGGCTGCTCGTCGCCACCACCAGCCGCG TCCAAGAACCGGAGGCGTCACTCGCGAAAGACGGAACCGGAGAGCGAGGAATCGGAGTCGGATCAGGACCAGCTGACCTCCAGTCGCACCGAGTCTTCCAATCAGCACGAGGGCAAGATCAAGCACA GCATCATCTACCACGGAGCACAGTCCAGCACTTCCTCCGATCTGTCACCAATGTCCGAACAGAAATCATTGCCCCGCCGCGGTCGCTCCAGGTATCATCACCAGCAATATCAGTTTTCCACCAACACCACACCGCGCCaccacaacagcaacaagatcaacaacaacaccaccaccaactCGAAtacgaacaccaacagcacaGCCACCAATACGACAGCCACACcatcgacatcgacatcgaaCAATTCGAACAAAATTCTATCGCCGCGCGGCGGCAACCTGAAGTCCATATCGAGCACCTTCAAGTCCCAAGACTCCATACAGTGCCACATACCCACATTGGTCAAGTCGCCATCGATCAGTACACAGCAGCAGAAACAGTTCCACAAGCAGCAGTTGCAGAGTAGTAGTAACCAGCATAGTAGCTCATCCTCCTCCCAGAACAACAGTAGTAGCctgaagcaacagcagccccTGCTGATCACGCCCAAGCTCCATCAGCTGGAGTCTGGGCCCAATGGGGCCCAGGAGCTGTTGGGGCTGGACGGGATCGGCGCTAGCCCGTTGGTAGCCTGCATGCCGCCCTCCTCACAATTCCGACCCATTCCGCACAAGTCCATAATGCCCGCGCATGAGACACAGCCGCACCACCTCAATCACAACCTGAACCACAATCACAACAGCCAtctgcagcaccagcagcagcagtcgcagcTCCAGGGTACGTTGCTTAACCCCTCGACGGCCATGCTCTCGTCCAAGTTCTTCACAGCGCCCACGCTGCCCAAATAG